The segment cttgTCAGGAACAACAAAGAGGATTCAAGAgcgtaatgcagtttaaacaGTTTATTAGAATGGCAGATAGATGATAACGGATCGTCAACAGTGTAGTGGCGTGCTGGGACTGGCGGCTCGTGACGCAGGTTCAGCAGACAACCGAAAGCAGGGAATCCAGACACAGGAACTGAAGAAACCATCCGTCGAATCCTCCAGACTGGCGAAAGCGAGGAGACAAAACAGACAGGAGACCAGCAGCCGAAGACAACACCGAACGATCTGACAACACAGGACAAACAAAGCGGATTTTATATAGTCACGCTAACGAGCCGCAGCTGAACCAGATCGGCTCGTTAGCGAACagccacacccacacacacacacacacagacggaaGAGAGGCAGACACACACACCAACACAGCAAAAATGAGTCTGTGAacccatgaaccgtgacagtacccctgtCAGTGACGcagcggtgggggaaccggggcgGGCGGATTAAGTGGAGAGTGAAAAACAGGTTTAATTTTAGATACGTGAaagacgggatgaattctcctgtacgccGGAGGCaatttgaggcggactgccactggACTAAGGATTTTAGTGACAGTGAAAGGGCCTAAGAATTTGGGAGCTAGTTTATTACACACAGAGCGGAGCGGAATGTTGCTGGAAGAAAGCCACACTTTTTGACCAACGACGTAGACGGGAGGCttcgaccggtggcgatcggcctgagccttggtgcgcgctcccacttGGAGAAGAGTCTCTCGGGCTCTCCTCcaagtgcgatgacacctctggacgaaggcgtgagcggagggaACCGCGACTTCGGAATTCAGACTAggaaaaataggtggctggtaACCTATGCTACATTCAAACGGAGAAAGGCCACAAACTGACGTGTAGGATCAGGGGCAACAAGAATGGGAGCTGAAACAAAGCGGCTCTTGAGGTTGGTAAATGCAGCGTCAGCTGCATCCGACCACCTGAACTTAGTTttgggggaggtcaaggcagtcagaggagcggctagttggctgaaattACGAATGAAAcgtcggtaaaaattggcgaaccccagaaaactctgcagggccttgcgggaatcttgggttggccaatccaccacagccttaaaTTTGTCGGGATCCATGCGTATACCCTCGGACGAGACGATGTACCCCAGAAATGGTACGGACTGTGCATGAAAGActcatttctccgccttgacaaaaagcccattctctaacagcctctggagcactcgcctgacgtgttgaacatgttcctggagagaagaagaaaagatcaaaatgtcgtccaggtagacatagaTGAATTGATCGACCATATCTCTCAACACGTCATTGACGAGGGCCTGGAAGACCGCAGGCGAGTTGGAcaggccgaagggcatgaccaaatattcaaagtgccccctgggggtattaaaggcggtcttccactcatcccccttcctgatgcgaaccaaatgataGGCATTGCGCAAgtccaattttgaaaaaaatggacgctccctgcaacctctcgaatgCTGAAGACATCagcggcaaaggataagtattctttaccgtgatgTTGTTCAGCCCCCGGTAGTCAAAGCAAGGTCGCAGAGAGCCATCCTTCTTTTTGACAAAAAAGAACCCAGCCCCAGCGGGAGAAGAGGAAGGGCGGATGAGCCCGGCTgccagagaatcagaaatatGTTTCTCCATGGCCTCCCTCTCAGGAGCAGACAGTGAGTATaacttgcccttaggcggagacgtacctggcactAATTCTatggcacagtcatagggacgatgcggaggaagagaagcagctctggacttactgaacacttccttcaggtcgaggtactcctgGGGCACGTTAGACAGGTTCACCGGCTCATCCTGCAACACAGAACAGGACACAGAgggacaagcagacacaagacaaacAGAAAAACAAGATTCCCCCCAAGAGGAGACAGAATTCTGGCCCCAGTCCACCTTGGGATTGTGGCGAACCAGCCAGGGATGTCCCAGCACCACCGGGACAGTAGGAGAGGAGATGAGGAGGAAGGTGAGCACCTCCTGGTGGTTACCGGAGGTAATCATGGTGACTGGGCCCTTAAAGTGAGTGATACTGGGAAGGGGTTGTCCATTCAAAGCATTAACAGAGATGTTGGTCTTGAGAGGGGTGATGGGAAGCTGAAGATGGTGAGCGAAATTCCAGTCTATAAAATTACCTTCAGCTCCCGAGTCCAGTAAAGCCTTGCAGTTGTGGAATTCGGTTGTCCACTGAAGTCTCACCGGGAGGAGGGTCATGGACGAAGGGTCACTCAGAGTATGACTGCCCGTCAATAACCCTCGTCCTACAGTCGGGGCTCTGTCTTTTAGCGGGCAGTTAGATAGAAAATGACCAGGCGCACCACAGTATAAACAGAGACCCTTGGATCTTCTCCGGTTCCTCTCCTCCCGGGAGAGCCGAGCTCTACcaacctgcatgggctcgggatctATAGCCGGGCTGACCGTGTTACCGGGCCCCTGCGGGTGTTGGACGGGAAGATCAGATGGTGAAAACGAGCGAGTGAGTTGATTGCGTCGTTGTAGGCGGGCATCCACCCGAAGAGCCAGGGATATGAGTCCATCTAAATCTGTAGGTAGTTCCAAGACGAATATTTCCTTCTGAacacggtcagccaacccatgcagaaacatgtcccactgcgccgcCTCGTTCCACTTGCATTCGGCAGCCAGCGTGCGAAATTAGATGGAGTAGTCAGAAACGGAGCGATCCCCCTGCCGTAAATCAGCCAGCACGCTGGCTGCCTCGCGACCCATGACGGCCCGGTCAAACACTCGTCTCATCTCCTCCGATAGTCGTTGGAACGAGGCACAGCAGGGATGTTGATTTTCCCACACCGCCGTCCCCCACTGGGCGGCCCGCCCCGAGAGCAGCGTCAGCACTAAGGCCACCTTAGCTTGTTCAGAAGCAAAAGTCACGGGTTGCAGGGAAAAATACATTGAGCATTTAGTGAGAAACGCTCTGCACAAATTGGGCTCACCAGCGTAAACTTCTGGCGTGGGCAGACAAGGTTCATGTGAAGTGCTGCGATTCTCAGGCACGGGCGGGGGCGGCGGTGGTGGGTAGGGCGCAGTGGTCGATCTCAGCTGTTGTAGTTGGTTGGCAGTGTTGGCAGTAACGCCGTTTAAGTATAACAGCGTTAGTAACGGAGTTCATTTTTCAGTAACggagtaatctaattaattacttttcccaTCGTTGCAACGCCGTTATCTTTACTGAGAATGTAAAGTGTCGCGTTACTAAAATTTGGTTGAATAAAGCGCGAGGTGTCATGCTTTGGCTACACATCAGCTGCCTGGAGAGAGCAGGGGTGGGGATGATGACACCGTTGCAAATGCGATGATGATTGGCTGGGTGGGCGGTGCCCTGCTCACGCTGTCTTAGTCACTGCACGCTCTGACTACCAACACAAGACAGCGTGAGTGACAATGGCGACGAGCCGGGGAAATTCAAAGGTAGCGTTCGCGAACTGGAAGTACCGGCACTACTTCTCGTTAATTGAAATGTTCTATAAtactgtatatagtgtttttatttttcaatcagttaatataaacatctttgatattaaagatgttatagaacgtaatagcgttatagaacataaaaaaacaacgtcacagttactttgctgagtaactaattacttttacaatgtggtaactgagttactaactcaattacttttgggagaagtaatttgtaactgtaactaattacttttttaaagtaagatgACCAACACTGTTGGTTGGTGAGCTCGGATACCTGCGTCACCAAAGCTTGTACGCACGACCAGTCGCCAGCCTCTGCTCCTCCTGCTGATCCATCTGAGCGTTGTTTGCAGACAGAAAGTCTCTGAGTGTGGGAGCATCCGCTGAATCCATCATGGTCAGATCGTTCTGTCAGGAATTACAAAGAGGATTCAAGAgcgtaatgcagtttaaacaGTTTATTAGAATGGCAGGTAGATGATAACGGATCGTCAACAGTGTAGTGGCGTGCTGGGACTGGCGGCTCGTGACGCAGGTTCAGCAGACAACCGAAAGCAGGGAATCCAGACACAGGAACTGAAGAAACCATCCGTCGAATCCTCCAGACTGGCGAAAGCGAGGAGACAAAACAGACAGGAGACCAGCAGCCGAAGACAACACCGAACGATCTGACAACACAGGACAAACAAAGCGGATCTTATATAGTCACGCTAACGAGCCGCAGCTGAACCAGATCGGCTCGTTGGCGAACagccacacccacacacacacacacacacacacacagacggaaGAGAGGCAGACACACACACCAACACAGCAAAAATGAGTCTGTGAACCCATGAACCGtgacacagctctcatagaacacgacacacataaacgagccaaaatgctttacatttcttgaaataataacttctgaacattaaacattgattgtcagcctttattcacctgtttcttgaggtatcttatcaaaatccttagaagtaaatcgtgtaaactgcaccgctaatgtcatagaatagcatatagtttaataacagcggggcacattgtaacacagtgttacatcgttccccatctgcgcgactggagtttaaaacaggttagtgtcttctgctggtttgcgaagcattaataaactatctaaactgataaataacaaattggagattaaaataatagcagatttgtctaattttaaatgaataataaaaactgaaatgaaaagtttacttaagccagaaatgtacttttactatggtaaaatcaatattcagcgatatcttcaaaaggcttttgaattttggcgctctttttctctgcatagtgttgctatggcaactagtaaatacggtaaatttggttatgctagcatgtgtggaaatatttaaaccacgtgtgtcaCAATTAACCCCGTGTTAGgatgtgccccgctcacccctacctataaggcccttaatggtttagctcctgcatacctaactagtcctGTGCcatgctacaatccatcacgctccctaaggtcaaAAAAACTCTGGTAGTACTTTTGGTAGTAccgatagcaaagtccactaaaggagggagagccttttcacatttggctcccaaactctggaatagccttcctgataatgttcagggttcagacacactctctctgtttaaatctagattaaagacacatctcttcaGCCAAGCTTTCAAATAATGCACTGATATACCTCTGAGGTTTGATGTTGTTTGGCAAACAAACgtatgtgttttagcgccacccgCTAAACTGGAGTGTGAAGCAGCAAGAGGAGAAATTACTTAGTGCGCCTATTAGGTGAGCTGATTTTTCCCTTTAGAAAAAAAACAGCCGATCACCACAAGTAAATGAAAAGGACTTAGCGTAATAAATGAGGTGAAAACAGGAACTACTGACATGAAATAAAGAGTCTTTTCAGCAGCTGTTAATACTGCAGAGCCTCAGACTATCAACACTCATTCATCAAGACATTCAGGATCATCAACAGATCATTTCACTTTATTCTGAGTGTTTGCTGCTAGAAACACATTATTTCATTCAGGATATATGATAACTATAAGTGTTCGAATGAAAGACAATACTGTTATTTTTCACAGTGTGACATGGATACAGCATCACTAATACAAAAACGCTAACAACAACATCATAGCCTACATGTCCAAATGAATCTGAAGATAGTTTGGTTTTCTACTAACCACAGTAACTGCAGTAAATTAAttagtaattaacattttacagttttCATGTAGGCTACAGCAACTGACaatgaccataaaacagaaaaaataataaGCTCCAGCAATATTTAACATTTCCTTGTGTcagatttaattaatattatattcacATTCATGAATAGATTTGAAATTTCCCTCATTAGGCTACTCATTTCAATTTTAACAAGTAAACATAATCTGCCCGAGATTTGCAAATATAATGTAGCATATATAAAGAAAGCTAAACTAAAAATAGAagtatgaacaaataaataaataaatcaatgtaaAATCTCAGGCTAATTAAAATCCACGGAGCGTCCAGCTTTGGCGCCAGATCTTTATTCAAACATTAATCGAATCCCGCCAACAACAACCGACATCCGAGTCTTCTGAGGAGAGTTCAGCGGTTCACAGTATGTTACTGCCACATTTTTGTTTCAATTAAttttctgtattattattattattattactaccatTGAGTGCCACTAGGGGGCGCTGTAGCATTGGAGTGAGCTTTGTATGCAGAGTAGAGGTTAATTTCCTCAGAAGAAGCGATCtctagaagaaaagaaaaagttgCAGCATGACTAAAGTGTAGTCACTAAGCTAAGTCTTAGAGAAATAAGAGCAAACAAAAAGAAGAAGACTAAAACTAATTCCTCTCTCGATACTCAGCCAACGAGGTATTGTCAAAATAGTTTTATCTGTCAAATTTCTTTCTTTAAGCTAATTATTGTTTGTTCTGTGCTTTTAGTTTTCACAACGACATTTTACAGGCTAATTTCTGTATGGATTTCATGGGGTTCAGGTTACTTGTGAATCTTTGCTTGCGTCTTCCTATTGAAATAAACATTTAGTGCTGCAGCGAGCATGTGAGGACGATATGTTGAATGCTGTTTCTATGCTATTGTTTGTAGTGAGAATTGTTGCTGAATGCCATGTTAAAAAGATCTGTGAGGGGAATCGATCTCAAGTTGCTGCTGCTATTTTATTTCTACACTTTGACATATTTGGTAGATCAAATCCGTGTTATCaaattatttgtatatatttttttttttaataaatactgaAATGGAGACTGCTAATTGATCATATATTGAGCCATGTGAGACAAACGGACTTGAATTATAATATAGCGAAATATTAATCAAATGTGACactgaaataatttaaatattgctTTGTAGGTTTTTCTGTACATACAAGAATGTAACGTTAATGATCTAATTACTTCATTGCAACGGATTTAGTTATTATAAAATCTGTTTAGAACTATTAGATCATTTATATTACGGTTATTCAGCAGTTATTTACTTTAGCGTTCGTTTTGGATTATTTATGCTTTATACATATTGTGAGAAATGGCTTTTATCATATATCCCGATTCAAACAATCAGTTTTTAGCAGCAAACACTCAGAATAAAGTGGGATGATCTGCTGATGATCCTGAATGGCTTGTTGAATGAGGCTCATCAATATTAACAGATCTGCTGAACAGACTTTTTATTTCATGTCAATAGTTCATGTTTTCACCTCATTTATTATGCTGATGTATTCAATGAAATGCTCTTTAAGTGGTAAATTACAGGAGATGTTGTGCTGTGAAAACAATCTCAGCTAGTGATGTATTTTTTGTATTGGCAGATCAGCTCCTCCCACAAGAATCGCATCATCAGTGAAGCTCCTCCCACTGTGGTTCACcaataaatgctggaatattCCCATCAGTTCACAAGTGAAGATGAGTACAAAGCATGAGGAAGAGCTGAAATTGACAAAGACTGGGTTTGTTAAAGAGGACAAAGAGAAGATGGGAGATCCAGAGCCCTGCAGAATCAAACACACTGAAGACAATGAAGAACAAACAGGTCGGTGTctaatttctttctttatttaagtGCTGATGGTAAAGCTTCAAGCTGATTTTGAGAAAATCTGTAGAGCTCTGCAATAATATACCTGAAGCATCAAATAATAAGGCAGAGATTCAGACTgcaaccatttttttttctgctgcaactttttttttttaactaataagAGCTGTCACATGACATCTTGACTTTGGGAAAAAGATAAAACTCAGCAGGCAAAAGAATACTGTTGCAGAATACTAATATATGTTTTACCTGCTAACTCTATTCAATCATCAAACAATGTAAAAGGTTAATAATAACACaagaaataataattataataattattataattgttataGAGTCCAATTTCGatcctatggaagcccgtttccgccactgaataaaaaaaaaaaaaaaataataataataatattgcgactttttttctcagaattgcgagatataaagtcgcaattgcgagttataaagtcagaattgcgagatatgaagtcgcaattgcgactttatatctcgcaattctgacttttgtttctgttcatttgtgacactttctggtaaagcacaataggaaacggagatcttgtcttgttaaaacgacatattatgtcataaaaacgatatgaTTTTATATGATTACATGTGATGTGAGCGAGCTGGGcgattgtccgcgctgccttcgccacggTCCTGACATGAGGGTCTACACGCTGCTGtagttatagaaatacactgttttaagtattttaatgtgaTGGTTTCAGTTGTAGCATCATgattattaggattaatctgtctCCAATAACTGctctcagacccagaggatatgactaacagcaaatccaaatactaaccgaaagaaaaagaagagaaatgacaaacgatttgattgtattatgatgatgatgatgatttcgttaAAATGGgaaaaattaagccagaattgtcgggggtttttttttctttctttctttttttgtcttttactgTCTgtgccatcatgcagaataaatgttcgtctgatgtacctctctgcaaattagtcacaataacgtttcttcatAATAGTTGGCTATATTTCTTGCAATACATCTCATATAATgcgcaacactgcacttctcgggtggGCGGCGCAGGCTcgattaataaatataaatgtcttcTTTATAGTNNNNNNNNNNNNNNNNNNNNNNNNNNNNNNNNNNNNNNNNNNNNNNNNNNNNNNNNNNNNNNNNNNNNNNNNNNNNNNNNNNNNNNNNNNNNNNNNNNNNNNNNNNNNNNNNNNNNNNNNNNNNNNNNNNNNNNNNNNNNNNNNNNNNNNNNNNNNNNNNNNNNNNNNNNNNNNNNNNNNNNNNNNNNNNNNNNNNNNNNNNNNNNNNNNNNNNNNNNNNNNNNNNNNNNNNNNNNNNNNNNNNNNNNNNNNNNNNNNNNNNNNNNNNNNNNNNNNNNNNNNNNNNNNNNNNNNNNNNNNNNNNNNNNNNNNNNNNNNNNNNNNNNNNNNNNNNNNNNNNNNNNNNNNNNNNNNNNNNNNNNNNNNNNNNNNNNNNNNNNNNNNNNNNNNNNNNNNNNNNNNNNNNNNNNNNNNNNNNNNNNNNNNNNNNNNNNNNNNNNNNNNNNNNNNNNNNNNNNNNNNNNNNNNNNNNNNNNNNNNNNNNNNNNNNNNNNNNNNNNTTCTAGGTTAAATTCCAGGCTACACTGTGGAAAGGGGCTGCGCTCTGGGTGTAAGCACAACAGATAATGAACTTATACAATAAACACAATTTGTTTTCTATTGATTTATTGaggtagacctttcaagctgtctATAGACatgtatttttacaaaagcatttttgtaacgttgtgttgttattgtggaagtaggCTACATACTATAAAGAAGACATTTATATTTATCGAGCCTGCGCCGCCCACCtgagaagtgcagtgttgcgcATTATATGAGATGTATTGCAAGAAATATAGCCAACTATTatgaagaaacgttattgtgactaatttgcagagcggtacatcagacgaacatttattctgcatgatggcacAGACAgtaaaagacaaaaaatgaacaaaaaacccgaaaattctggtttaatttttcccattttaaaacagaacgaaatcatcatcttcatcatcataatacaatcaaatcgtttgtcatttctcttatttttctttcggttagtatttggatttgctgttagtcatatcctctgggtctgagagCAGTTATTGGagacagattaatcctaataaacatgatGCTACAACTGAAACCGtcacattaaaatacttaaaacagtgtatttctataactaCAGCAGCGTGTAGaccctcctttatgtcaggaccgtggcgaaggcagcgcggacaatcgCCCAGCTCGCTCACATCACATGTAATCATATAAAAtcatatcgtttttatgacataatatgtcgttttaacaagacaagatctccgtttcctattgtgctttaccagaaagtgtcacaaatgaacagaaacaaaagtcagaattaggagatataaagtcgcaattgcgagaaaaaaagtcagaattctgactttataactcgcaattctgagaaaaaaagtcgcaatattattatttatttttttattcagtggcggaaacgggcttccatacgaTCCAGAATTCCACTCCTTCAACATCAAATAGCGCTGATGTAGAAAACCAGaggtattaatattattagtaacAACACTTTTTAATGCAAAACAACAGTAATTTTATGATTAACAAACCTGCTTCTGGCTCCTCCATCTTCAAATATATTTGAAGATCAATGtacctctttttttttaaaaaaaaatcagggatGTTTCATTTATAAAAATGCATCAAAATATTGTACAACAATTATCTACATTATATTGGTACACCAGGGTTCATCTTATGtccacatttctttttttttttgtttttactttactGAAAGTTActgttaaaggaactgtatgtaagaaatgtatttcagttaatcataaaatggccctgacatgtcactagacattaagaaatcatgttcatttcaaatacttatatcactgacaacagtggtcaggccaggatattgtcatttaaaagtgagagttgcagccctcaactgatgttattgttgtcattttgtgttttggtctgaagctccaccctccagctatcgaccaatcacaaagtcagtagagtttcgtcctcGGGGTTGCCAGCTCAGATGCAGTTACGAACgtgtcagataaaacatgtataacgttacgaaacctaaaagacctcgttatgaatccgaaatacatcgtgacaaagtccgaaataacacaAGGATTTGTACAGGAGAtacctttgaaagatggagacggctgaaaacggagaagaatttgaagacagacgccaacgttgctgattttctcctgacAGGTAAcgttaagattcatctatgtttggctaactttgcttccgtacacagtggattttccatggTTGGCCGTgataaatgcgttcataaaaagctttatatcgcaccactagttgggtatgaaaacaatctatgttccgactgaaatgtggtattacagtacatctttacgaagtatttcgctaatcgccattagtacatttttgcgatacataattacttcgcaaaacatctctcgtgaagcataaacatatttaacagaaaaaaaagactgtGTAGGACTcttcacttgccattggaagctccttgtagcagcctataTTCCTGcaggatcctgcagcttagctggcaacctcgagtcaggggggagagggaggggatacactgttctacagtattttgaaagtgattgcagtaccagttttggccacaatcctacatacggttcctttaagtcaCTGAAAATGAACCATTTTTACTTTCATTTAGAGTTGATTGAAGAAACTGACAAGAATGAAGAACTGAGGGAAGTTGAGGAGAAAAGTCATGTCAAACCTGGAGAAAAAactttgagttgctctcaaaccaaaaagaaagatttaaagaaaagaagagccaagaaacctttcacctgcactcagtgtggaaagagtgtcACATGCAAATATAGTCTTGtgcttcacatgagagttcacactggagagaaaccttatcagtgttcacactgtgacaagagattcagtcagtcatcaaatctgaaaacacacgagaggatccacactggagagaaaccgttcacttgtgatcagtgcgggaagagtttcataCTAAAAGGACACCTTACAGATCACATGAGAGCTCATAATGAAGAAAAACCATTTGCTTGTGATCATTGCGAGAAGAGTTTCAAACATGTATCACATCTTAAAGCGCACATAAAtgtccacactagagagaaactgtatGCATGTGATCAATGCAACAAAGTGTTTTTGACAGCTCCATACCTGAAGcaccacatgagagttcatacaaaaGAG is part of the Garra rufa chromosome 1, GarRuf1.0, whole genome shotgun sequence genome and harbors:
- the LOC141329342 gene encoding uncharacterized protein encodes the protein MSTKHEEELKLTKTGFVKEDKEKMGDPEPCRIKHTEDNEEQTGDTFERWRRLKTEKNLKTDANVADFLLTELIEETDKNEELREVEEKSHVKPGEKTLSCSQTKKKDLKKRRAKKPFTCTQCGKSVTCKYSLVLHMRVHTGEKPYQCSHCDKRFSQSSNLKTHERIHTGEKPFTCDQCGKSFILKGHLTDHMRAHNEEKPFACDHCEKSFKHVSHLKAHINVHTREKLYACDQCNKVFLTAPYLKHHMRVHTKERPYPCNLCGKSFSCLKHLKRHQKIHTGVREYMCFECEKTFTTASNLKLHERIHTGEKPFKCSHCDKRFSHSGDLKSHERIHTGEKPYHCTECGKCFKHLSSLRSHTKNNHISQIYFPLIDHLSTHLSCSDDYC